Proteins encoded by one window of Pelecanus crispus isolate bPelCri1 chromosome 8, bPelCri1.pri, whole genome shotgun sequence:
- the GABRP gene encoding gamma-aminobutyric acid receptor subunit pi: MFCRYFCFFSFCLFLPTQRRCSLGHISDSHGSDTTSLPGFENLTMGYNKYLRPYFGGEPVQIAMSLDIASISSISESDMDYTATIYLRQRWTDPRLVFHGNKSFTLDARLVELLWVPDTYIVESKRSFLHDVTVGNRLIRLFSNGTILYALRITTTVACNMDLSKYPMDTQTCRLQLESWGYDENDVIFIWLRGNDSVHGIEKLRLSQYTVERYYTLVSKSQQETGSYPRLILQFELRRNVLYFILETYVPSTLLVMLSWVSFWITLDSVPARTCIGVTTVLSMTTLMIGSRSSLSKTNCFIKAIDVYLGICFSFIFGALVEYAVAHYSSSQKCAAKAPQEGPAKELSKEMEEVNITNILNSSIASYKRKFSFTSIEVSSDNVNCSDLTMKTHEKIKCVLRNKIHRIIGYFTIQNPSNVDHYSKLLFPLFFMLVNVFYWAYYLYF; this comes from the exons ATGTTCTGcagatatttttgcttcttcagtttttgtcttttccttccaacccaaag GAGGTGCTCCCTGGGTCACATATCCGACTCGCACGGCAGCGACACAACATCCCTCCCTGGATTTGAGAACCTCACCATGGGATACAACAAATACCTCAGGCCCTACTTTGGTG GAGAACCTGTTCAAATTGCAATGAGTCTGGACATTGCAAGTATTTCTAGTATATCCGAGAGCGACATG GATTACACAGCTACTATATATTTGCGGCAGCGCTGGACAGACCCCCGGTTGGTCTTTCATGGCAACAAGAGCTTCACGCTAGATGCTCGTCTAGTGGAATTGCTCTGGGTACCAGACACGTACATTGTGGAGTCAAAAAGGTCCTTCCTGCATGACGTCACTGTGGGGAACCGCCTCATAAGATTGTTCTCTAATGGCACTATCTTGTATGCCTTAAG AATCACTACTACTGTTGCTTGTAACATGGACCTGTCAAAATATCCCATGGACACACAAACATGCAGACTGCAGCTAGAAAGCT GGGGATATGATGAAAACGATGTCATCTTCATTTGGTTGAGAGGAAATGACTCTGTCCATGGCATAGAAAAGTTGCGGCTCTCTCAGTACACAGTGGAACGTTACTATACCCTGGTCTCAAAGTCACAGCAGGAAACAG GCAGTTACCCACGACTGATATTGCAGTTTGAGCTGAGAAGAAATGTCCTTTACTTCATTTTGGAGACTTATGTGCCCTCCACTCTGCTCGTCATGTTGTCCTGGGTTTCTTTTTGGATCACACTGGATTCAGTGCCTGCAAGAACCTGCATTG gAGTAACGACGGTGCTTTCCATGACAACTCTGATGATCGGCTCACGAAGTTCACTTTCGAAAACCAACTGTTTCATTAAGGCCATTGATGTTTACCTCGGCATCTGCTTCAGCTTCATCTTTGGTGCCCTCGTGGAATATGCAGTGGCTCACTACAGCTCATCACAAAAGTGTGCAGCTAAAGCACCTCAAGAG GGGCCTGCAAAGGAACTCAgtaaagaaatggaagaagtcAACATCACTAACATCCTCAACAGCTCCATTGCCAGCTATAAACGGAAATTCAGCTTTACAAGCATTGAGGTTTCCAGTGATAATGTTAACTGCAGTGACTTGACCATGAAAACTCATGAGAAAATCAAATGTGTCTtgagaaacaaaatacacagaattaTCGGTTATTTCACAATTCAGAACCCCAGCAATGTAGACCACTACTCCaaattgcttttccctttgtttttcatGCTGGTCAATGTGTTTTATTGGGCTTATTACCTATATTTTTAG